In the Triticum aestivum cultivar Chinese Spring chromosome 2B, IWGSC CS RefSeq v2.1, whole genome shotgun sequence genome, TCGGTTGCATATTAGTTACTGGCAAATGAAAATTCTGCCCTCAATATAGAAGGCCAGTCAGAAAAAAAAGGAGTTCTGGCCTCAAATATCTCAAAATGCTGAGCAGAACTCAGGTTTAAAGGAGAGTTCTTAGCGACACAACATCAATTTACAGACCCAATGGTAGACAATTTACAATCTGGGCAAAAAGGAGTTATGAGGTGGAAGTGGAAAATGGCTCTTCTGGTTTAAAGGGAGGCACTCATCCTCAGCACCATTTCAAGCCTCTCGGCCTTGCGGTAGTCATTCTCAGTGAGGGTTCCAACAGGAAAAGGTGTAATCTCCAGAACTAGGTGAGGGCCAGGGAGCTCATCAAACAAGGCTCTTACATTGTAGCAACATACACTCTCTCCATGCGCGCTTTCCCTCCTGATTTGACAACCCTGAGTGCAAGTTGAGGCAAATCAGTTAAAAGAGCACTGATTTTAGAAGAATAAGATACATGCCTAACATCTCAGCTTCTGAGATGCGAAGCATACAAAGGAGCTAGAGAAATGTATTTGCCCTAGCTGAAGAATGAAATCACCTTGTGAGTGGAAGCATCCACAAAATTGTCATCTTCAGATAGAACCAAAGCAATTTCTTTAAGAATTCGGCGACCTTCTTCCTTTGAAGGAACTCGGTACATCCTCTTTAGTGTGCCTTTGGTTGTGGGTTTCCATTTGCTGACTAGCTTCCACTTATCCTGGCCTTCTTTGTCCCCTGAATAACAAGAGCATACATCAGCTtcatgtataaaaccatatggcaaTGATCTAGAACTACACGTGTTCTGCAACATTTTCATGACTTTTCAATCTTTTTAATAGCTAGATTGTTCTCTATcacaaaacagaagcaaaaatattGGAACCAAAATTACTACAGTTTGAGAAAAGTATTTTTACATAGATATAAGCACTGAAATTCAGATAGGTCCGCCGTGAAGAAGAAAAGAAGCAAGCGATGGTCAGTATCCTCCACATCAAACAAAAGATACTTAGAAAATTCATAAAGTGATAAAGTAAAAAGTATCTAGATTACACAAACCCTCCATTTAAACTCTTCCCAATTTGAGAGGTTCCTTGCACAGTACTCTGTCCGGATAAATAAGGCATATTTGACTGTTAAAATTCAAGTTATAGCTGTAAATTTTCTTTAACGATGTTTTGCAAGTAGTTACAAAACCACAATCATAAGAAAAATACTTCCGAATAAGAATCCAATGAAATCAGTTTTAGGATCAACTGTTGGTCAAAGCTTGAATTTGACAACCAAAATACACCTTACAGCCACCCATCTAAGTACTACAAACAATCCACAAACAGGTGAAATATTCTCATTCTCATGTCACCAGCAAACAAACCCTGATGAGCATGTATCTGTTCCATGATAGTAGCAATCCACAACATGAGGCATGGCAGCGTTGCCTTTTTctacatctcaaacaaaatttccCCACAAACTCCGCATGACAAAACCCTTGGGAGCACCCACACACAAAATGCTTCCACCTTATTAGTCCCAGTTTGACCAAACCTCGTCCAAAGATGAAAAGGTCTGATTATCGCCATGTGCTTTGCTCCGTGGTACCAAGCAGAAAGCTTACTCGACAGATTCTAGAAAGAATATATTCTTCCTTATCCACAATCCAGCCCAGACCCACTACACGGGATACCAAACTGTACAGTCCGCAGCTCACAGCATTCACATTCCACTCCACTAAACACAGCATGAGCAGCGGTGCACAAAAGATCATTATCGATAGAACATTTGAATCCACACCACAGATACCTGGTGCGCCGCCACGGAGCTTGTCGGCCCACTTGGAGAACCCTAGGTCGCTGTCCCCGGCGCCGTCCTCGCCTCGAATCTCTGCACACGCCACACGGAGATCAGAAACCCATTTCCCTTCCCGAACCGAACCGCGCGAATCATCGCATCATTCGCGGCGCGGGCACGCGCGCGATGCCATTACCGTGGGAGAGGAAGGGGCTGCGCGGGGATCCCGCGAGGCCGATGTGGATGAGCGCGTAGTAGACGCAGAGGCGGCCGGCCCAGAGCAGCACGGGGCCCTCGAGCAGCGAGGCCGCGATGGGGcccacggcggcggcagagaaggCGCCCGCCGCGGCGGCGCGCCGGTGCGGGCGGGCGACGGAGGCGGGGAGGAAGGGGGTCTTGGACGCGGCGGCCGGCGGCCCGCGGAGGGCGAGcgggctgggcgcggcggcggcggcgggcgcgtggaGGAGGTAGGCGAGCATGGCGATTGGCAGAGATGCGGTGGCTAACTGTAAACCGTGGGGCGCGCGTGGGTTCACTTCTTCCTTCTGTACTTCACTCCCTTCAGGTTTGCCACCTTCGTCGTCAGTGCTGTGTCCTGTGTGGTGCAgaaggaaaaaaaaggagaagcGAGAAAGAGATATTGGTTTTATATTACAAACTTTGGTGCTAGATCTTTTAATCAGAAAATGCTCGACATACTATACACCAATCTGGACTATCATCCAAATGCAATATCAAATCAACCATGCGGATAGTTGTCGTGTTCCGTTTTGGATAAGAGCCGTAGATtacaagtgtcaagtgtgtgtatGTGTGACATGTCACTGGATTTTTATGGTTTGTTACTGTCTTCTCGATGGAATCTACTACTCCCTATATAAACATATATATAAGACTCTAATATTTATTACAGAAATACTTTGTAAACTAATATGAGACGTTTTAGAGTAGGTAATATCTCAAACCAACGTGAGGGAAATGTGTGATCTGCGTCTGGAGCGCCAAAATCAACTTTTCTTCCTTGTAGGTTTATCACCGGGTACGGTAACTCGGCATATTCAAATTCTTCTTTCGTTGTTGATCTTCAATTCATCAGATTACTCATGCATGTATACGACGATCCTCACTTCAGTTTTAATTCCTCAGAATTCGGAAAGAAACTGTTTTTCACTAACGATTATTAAAATATCTAGCACTACGCGGCGAGTCAGGCTATATGCATGTGGTGGCTTCAGATAATGGCGAAATGCTGAATGGGATGGAGTGCGACTGGAAGGACTTTGGGATAGGCACAATACAGCTTTCGGGTGACAAACGGCGCAGCTCTACTGGCTGCTTCCTTGCCGTGGAGACATACTGGGTTTTGGATTGTACCAGCTGATCGTCAGGATCCTTCCGGCAGAAACCAGGGCGGTCTGGCTATGGATGCACAGCCAAGCACAATTTGCCTCTTTTTCCATTTGGAAATGCTAAAAATCTGACGTTACATTTTCAGTCATGGTAAATCGAACGTCTTTAATGATAAATTATGTTGTTGCGAGGatggcaatttgctttagcaaGCTTGACAATTCCTGACAAAAAATTGAACATGGCAAGGATTTGTCATGCTTGCTAAAAGAAACTGCCATCCTCGCAACAATATAACTTGCCCTAGAAAGCATTTGATTTGCCAAGCTAAAAAATCTCACGTTCGATTTGTAGCAAAATCCTTGTTCATTTCAACGAGTCATTTTCTTTGCTCACAATATATAGTTTTTGTTGAGGCGACCGTATCAGGGAAACAATTATCATCAAGGATATCTGCGACATTAGCAGATGAACTTTTTCTGGAGTTCAGGAGAAAAAGAATCAGATGAACCTTTTGCAGCATCTTTACTCAATTCACAATTAGACATGGACATTTTATACACAGAGTAACTTGTGCCCGTATGATCACTCTGTATGTTGTGTATCTTGCATGTGTTACTACTACTGACTACTCTGCAGGAGCAGGACTCAGGTCCTCTGCCTTCCAGACCGGGAGCACCCCCTGGCCGGCCAGCCTTTTGTACACCCAGAACACCACGTACTGCGGAGTGATCCTCTTCTCGTCGATCAGGAACGGCTCGATGGTGCTCACCTCCATGGAGTAGGACGTCATCGCAAAGCCTTTCGGTCCTGCGGTTGTTAGCCCATCGAAGTGAGAATTCAGACTAGTTGATACGTAGCAGAAATGGTTTGTTACGTAGTTTTTGGGCTATGAAGTGATTGATTACAGTAATTCGCGCTGAGATTTTCAGAAGTTTTAAGAAACAGCAAACTAGGTCAAGAAGGATTGTCTTGTCAACCGCATTCTCAGCAAGTAAACcagcattgcattgcattgcacaGGAAGAAACGGCATTGGACAGAAGGGTTTCAAAGTTAGTTTGTACCTGAGAGGTCTCCCTGTGGGAAGAAGGCCCAGAAGTAGTAGGGTATGTCTTCCTTCACGAAGGAGCCTTCCAACTGCAAACCATCGACGCCCAAAGGTTCAGAATGACACCAAAGTACATTGAAGATTGCTAGCATTGCATGATGGCTGGAGAGTGAAGAAGCAAGTGCTAAAACTGCTAAAATCACACCACCAGGACGTACTACTACCTTGTCCCGTGGTATGCAAATATGCAATGAGCCAATGCCATGCCTAGTACGTACTAGTTCCTAGTTACTCATAGCTTGCACGGTAATAGTGCAGTAGCGATGCCAAATCACGGGTGTGTTGGGCCTGTGACTGTGGCGCAATTGCTTGTAGCCTTGTAGGTATGAACCACTGATCTCACCGTGTTGTTCTGGAACGTCAGCACGACTTGGGACACGTCCTCCTCGGCCTCCAGCGCGGTCTTCAGAGGAGGGATGATCTCTTCCTCCATCATCTCCGGCAGTGGCTTCGGCGGGGCCTTCTTCGGCTTGGCCGCTGCTGGCTTGGCTGCCGGCTTCGCCTCCGCGGCGGCGGCTTCCTTCTTGTCACCGCCTGCATCCTTCGTCTCGCTAACTGCATCAGAAGATTCAGAACAGGCAAAATTCAGGTACATCGACGCAGGCAGCATCCGAAGCGTAAGCGTCTAAAGCTTCAAGTACAAGAACAGCGCGGATGATCATCACTGCGTACACCACTCCTAATGGCATAGTGAATTGAGCCGAGTGATCGAATGGGAGTACcagtggttgcggcggcggcggcggcgccggcggatgACCCCTGCACGGCGCAGCAGGAGGCGACGGAGCGAGGGAAGGCGACGACGAGCGGTAGTCGCTTCGCGAAGAGCGGCGCGGCGGAGCACTTGCACCTCGCCGCCGCATGCCTGCCCGTGAGCGGCGGGCTCGTGAGCCTCGGCGAGTGCAGAGCCCGGGTCGCCATGGGGACGAGTCTGTCGCGCAGCCGATCGACGCCTTCCGGTGGATGGGTCGCTGCTGTCCACTGGTTGGGTTGGGTGGCGCTGCGCCGACGCCGCTCTATCTGCAGCCTCTGCAGCCGGATGGAGAAGAGACCGGTGCAGCATGGCTCTGCCCGCCTCTGAGCCAGCCGTTTCCTCGTCTGCTGCTGTGGCTGACGGCCTGCAACGAACCTGAGCCGCCCGATTAAAACCGGATGTTTCTGATCGACCCACAAGTTTGGATCGTCTGATTTCTGGAGAAGATAGACCACGCGGCATTTCATTTTATATTCGCTAAAAAGCATTGCTATCTTCGGAATGGTTATTTAGATAGATAGTTCACATATGTAACTGAGAGATCTTCGGACAAATTCGAAGATGGCGTGTTCCAACACGTCTCGCGATAGGGGAGGCGACACACAAGGCGACACGGGAGGCGATTCCGATGGCAACTCTCGCCGGAGACGGGAGGTGTGGTACCTACCGGACCTCCAGGCGGCGGGCACCCTCGAATACCGCCGAGGGATTTTGGCGGAGCGAGGCCAGAGCTGGTACCTCATCGACGGTGAGGGGGTGGAGGTAGACCGCTGCACACGGGAATACGGTACGAATCTCGACTCTACAGTGGTGATCCATTTCCCTTGTCACGTTGTACGTACGCATGGTGCGACTAGCCATACGGCTCAACAAATCTCGGGCGGCACGCATGGCTGCGGGTGGATGGACGGCAATAAGTACGGGAGGGGGTGGGAGTGGAGTCGTCACATTTTCTCACTCACTTCCCCACCCATGACCACGGCGGGCGGCGACTTCTGAGAGAGAATCTCGTCGGAGATGGTGGAGATCTCGGAGGCGCGACTGGTGGAGTTTGGGGGACGAGATCGCCGCAAGTGCGCGCGGCTGATCGAGATCGGGACTTGGTTCCAATCCAAGGCGGAGATGCGTGCGGAGGCGCGGGCGGTGCTGGATGCGCttttggaggaggagagggagctgAGTGCCACGAAGAAGGGGCACCACTCTCTGGAGGTACTCCTGTGGGCAATGGCGCGGGCGGAATCGGAGGACGAGGTGCGGGCGGCCAAATGGGCCCCGTTCCTCTCCTTCACCACCGCGAAGCTGAAGCCGGCGATGAATCCTACGGCACTGCGGGCGAGCGAGGTGGTGATGGCGTTGCCTACTCCAGGGTCGGAGCTGGCCTTGATAcgtcccaacgtatctataattttttattgttccatgctattatattatccatcttagatgttttatatgcatttatatgctattttatatgatttttgggactaacctattaacctagagcccagtgccagtttctgtttttttcttgtttttgagttttacggaaaaggaataccaaacggagtccaactgaccttaaaattcacggagattgtttttggaccaggcgaagcccacggagcatcggagatggactagtagagtcccgaggccaccacgagggtggagggcgcgccctaccccctggaagCGCCCCCTACCTCGAggctgcctcgtggactcccctgacttgttcccgacgccaacaccccttatatatccccaaacttccagaacagaaccaagaccgggagttccgccaccataagcctctgtagccaccaaaaaccaattgggacccttttccggcaccctgccggaggggggaatcatcatcggtggccatcttcatcattccggtgctctccatgacgaggagggagtagttcaccctcagggctgacggtatgtaccaatagctatgtgtttgatctctctctctccctctctctctctctctctctctctctcgtgttcttgatttggcacgatcttgatgtaccacgagctttgctattatagttggatcttatgatgattCTCCCCCtttaccttcttgtaatggattgagtttttcctttgaagttatcttatcaaattgagtctttaaggatttgagaacacttgatgtatgtcttgcatgtgcttatctgtggtgacaatgggatattcacgtgatccacttgatgtatgtttaggtgatcaacttgcgggttctgtgaccttgtgaacttatgcatagtggttggcacacgttttcgtcttgactctccggtagaaactttggggcactctatgaagttctttgtgttggtttgaatagatgaatctgagattgtgtgatgcatatcgtataatcaaatccacggatacttgaggtgacattggagtattgatatgtctccgtcctatctataatttttggctgttccatgccaatattattcaactttcatatacttttggcaactttttatattatttttgggactaacatattgatccagtgcccagtgccagttcctgtctgttgcatgttttatgtttcgcagaaaaccaatatcaaacggaatccaaacgggataaaaatggacggagtttttttggaatatttatgatttttgggaggtggaatcaacgcgaaacagtgtccgaggtggccacgagacaggggggcgcgccccctacccctgggcacgccctgggctctcgtgggccaccgtaaggcggttgaggctctacttttgccgcaagaaagctaattttatgagaaaaatatgGGCGAAAAAAtcaccccaattggagttacggatctccagatataaaggaaatggtgaaggggtagaatctgagaacgcagaaacagagagatagatccaatctcggagccaaggaccagagaggaaacccttctcccatctagggaggaggtcaaggaagaagaagaagaaggggggctctctccccctttcttccggtggcgccggagcgctgccgggggccatcatcatcaccgcgatcttcaccaacaccgccgtcatcttcaccaacatctccatcatcttcccccttctatatccagcggtccactctcccgcatcccgctgtaccctctacttgaacatgatgctttatgcttcatattattatccaatgatgtgttgccatcctatgatgtctgagtagatttctattgtcctatcggtgattgatgaattgctatgattggtttgagttgcatgttttattattggtgctgtcctattgtgccctccgtgtcgcgcaagcgtgagggattcccgctgtagggtttgcaatatgtttatgattttcttatggtgggttgcgtgagtgacggaaacacaaacccgagtaagtaggttgtttgcgtatgggataaaaggggacttgatgctttaatgctatggttgggttttaccttaatgaattcttagtagttgcagatgcttgctagagttccaatcataagtgcatagaattccaagtaagggatgatatgttagcttatgcctctccctcaaatagaattgcaatagtgattaccggtctagtaacatagtcaattgcttaggggcaattccacaactcctaccaccacttttccacactcgctatatttactttcttgcatctttatctaaacagcccctagtttttatttatgtgttctttattatcttgcaaacctatcctatcacacctttaaagtacttctagtttcatacttgttctaggtaaagcgaacatcaagcgtgcgtagagtcgtatcagtggccgataggacttgagagagtatttgttctacctttatctcctcgttgggttcgacactcttacttatcgaaagaggctacaactatcctgtatacttgcgggtcatcaagaccttttctagcgccgttgccggggagtcatagcgtggggtgaatattctcgtgtgtgcttgtttgctttatcactaagtaatttttatttgttgttcttagttgttctctatctttagttatggatatggaacacaaaaaaccaaaaaaattagctgtacttgctactcatgaagatggggtaactcctaaaaccctcgattctcattatgcgaaagatattatgtactactttgataatcctgagaaagccccattcaactttataatgggagacacgttggatcaacgtgaatactttagggattatcgctcaacaaaaaagggaaactattatgggatcaatttattattttgcgttggtatgctcggcaattatgtgtgatgcatgattatacttgttgctctagggtggaggatccacaccttcccttttcatgaaaattcaatgataatgaaaccttggcttcttatgctaatggtagatatgattactatgatgtggaacaaatagaagaatttgttgcttttatgggtgcttatgagattgaatctatgtttaaagcgtttgatgattttgatgatgcagtttataggcctgaaaatcttgctgtacttagatattgctatgaaaattatgaatacaattactatattaatgcttttatgaaggaagtctccactgtccaagaagagactaatattttgcaggaagctatggaagaaaaaATAGATGagacagtgagctcattggatgaaaaagatgatgaggagagcgaagaacaaaaggaggaagagcggattagctacccgtgcccaccttctaatgagagtaaccctccaactcatacattatttaattccccttcgtgcttaccgaaggatgattgctatgatgattgctatgatcccgttgattctcttgaaatatccctttttgatgatgcttgctatgcttgtggccaagatgccaatatgaattatgcttatggagatgaacttgctatagttccttatgttaaacatgaaattgttgctattgcacccacgcatgatagtcctattatctttttgaattctccaaactacactatatcggagaagcttgcgcttagtaaggattatattgatgggttgccttttatcgttgcacatgatatttttgatgaatataatatgcatgtgcttgctgctcctacttgcaattattatgagagaggaactacatctccgcctctttatgtttccaacacgttagaattgcaagaaactgcttatactatgcattggcctttgctgggtgtgcatgaattgttctcttatgacatgccgatgcataggaagagagttagacttcgtcattgcttgatatatgttactttgtgctcactactaaattacaaatcattgttcattaaaattggctttgatataccttgggatctgggtggattcattacttgagcactaaatgcctagcttaatggctttaaagaaagcgctgccagggagataacccggaagttttagagagtcatttatttctggtgagtgcttcatatagtttaaaaacaaaaataaataaataggggaaccaaaaaacttttcaaaaaggaaagtgaaagtaagaaagacaagcattgttgaagtgggagagctccttgaactttgttcatgctcacggaaactttgtgaatcttaattacagaaacttttcatcaaaaaaaaattatccccttgtaaaattccattgtattaaaaaaataatgtgccaaggtttgcctttaggatgtttacaatgcttgttggtttgtacggtgcaggacagaaactttggctgtagtgcgtgattttacatttttgtctggaacgtcaaacggttctgattccttttgcactgtctttctgtacaacttgtttatttttcctatttttggtacaatATTTGGggtactgaaagtgcgttatgtcgactagagaggggggggtgaataggcgatttttatgaattcttcactgaggaatttgccggtgaggaaattccttagcgaagaactattagcagcggaataagtactcagaagtaagcataaaagaatacaagcatggtcatcatgatgaaatgaagactagcacagagtacagaaagcgtaatcacaggataacacaagatgaagacaaacagactgaagaaattgaactgaggaaattgagaaagtcttcagtcaaagtcttcaaacacagatatgaacaaacactcaacacagcaatgaggaaatgaaagggttgaggaaatagaaccagtaggtcggtgaagacaatgatttggtagaccagttccaactgctgtctcagttgtacgtctggttggagcggctgagtatttaaactcgaggacacgcagtcccggacaaccagtctctgagcacgcagctcaggacacccagtcctcaccgtattctccttgaactaagatcacacagatcccgtccaatcactcgtggtaagtctttaggcgacttccaaaccttcacagacttggtcactcggcgatccacaattcctcttggatgctctagaccttgacgcctaaccgtctggaagaagcacagtcttcaaaggtaacaagcgtcggatccacgcaggatcaatttcttcagtgatgctcaatcactttggggtttgtaggtgtttggtttgggattttcctcacttgatgattttcgctcaaagtcctcgaaggatgggttgctctcaaatgacaagtgtcaagttctctcggagcagccaacccgctagtggttgtagggggcggctatttatagcctagggagcagcccggcatgataagacataaatgcccctcaagatatgaccgttaggtggataagatattttgggacagctggcgcgcagcacagcaacggtcagaaatttgactctcaaattcctcagggctatcatgttcctcactgtgtaggtaatttgcattggcgaattcctaactcctcagtcagaacaaattcatcagtggccagaagaacttcgtctctgtcactgaagaaagtggctgaactgtatgagatttccaaaggcttcactcgaagggattggtaggtgtaggattttgagttgagcatcacatggaaatttttccttagtatttcctcgaccccctttaacagtacggtgtttcctatgactcaagaaagagaaaatgaaactacgaaaacaaaagtcttcacgcttcatgttccacaaatgaataccaagtcttcaaggtcacaccaatttcttcactttcaaagtcttcagaaagtcttcagaatatcaaagtcttcacttgaagaacttcatttttaggggtcgactttctttgtaaatatcaaactcctcatagacttatagacctgtgtacactcacaaacgcattagtcccttaacctataagtcttcaatacaccaaaatcactaaggggcactagatgcacttacaatctccccctttttggtgattgatgacaacataggttaagttttcaacggggataaatatatgaagtgtatatACTGATTTTGAGGAATttaattgcaagatatagaagaactccccctgaagatgtgcatagtgaggaatttgcttttgaggcattgcacatttgaagagttgaatcatggagatctccccctatatcttgtaattcatacacgcatttgatatataatttgaagaatttgaaatgcatgatgaaatatggtgcctgatgagattcagcatgcgtgcaatgtcattaacgaggaaataagcatgcagagcataatgcaacaaaagtatcagcgcaccatcgggtttaagattacaactcgatcgaaataaaagtttcagaagaacgagagttgtaacttaaaaaatgcccttaatatagacccgcttgaagactaactcagatttctccccctttgtcatcaaatgaccaaaaggattgaaactgaggactaacgcccctgaagaattttaagtcgatggaggagcgccagcgttgtcggggttgtttgttgtagcagggcctgccgcagtgtcgtccaaatcttcatactcatcagtgtcacgcgatgaagaataagagctggccaccaaggaaggaactttgaccttcttgaatttcttcggtggaggtgcagaccagtcaaattcttccttgagacccatattcttcagatcagcagcgctgtagacatgagagagaacaacccagg is a window encoding:
- the LOC123044249 gene encoding uncharacterized protein, which codes for MLAYLLHAPAAAAAPSPLALRGPPAAASKTPFLPASVARPHRRAAAAGAFSAAAVGPIAASLLEGPVLLWAGRLCVYYALIHIGLAGSPRSPFLSHEIRGEDGAGDSDLGFSKWADKLRGGAPGDKEGQDKWKLVSKWKPTTKGTLKRMYRVPSKEEGRRILKEIALVLSEDDNFVDASTHKGCQIRRESAHGESVCCYNVRALFDELPGPHLVLEITPFPVGTLTENDYRKAERLEMVLRMSASL
- the LOC123041001 gene encoding uncharacterized protein; translated protein: MATRALHSPRLTSPPLTGRHAAARCKCSAAPLFAKRLPLVVAFPRSVASCCAVQGSSAGAAAAAATTVSETKDAGGDKKEAAAAEAKPAAKPAAAKPKKAPPKPLPEMMEEEIIPPLKTALEAEEDVSQVVLTFQNNTLEGSFVKEDIPYYFWAFFPQGDLSGPKGFAMTSYSMEVSTIEPFLIDEKRITPQYVVFWVYKRLAGQGVLPVWKAEDLSPAPAE